The following coding sequences are from one Octopus bimaculoides isolate UCB-OBI-ISO-001 chromosome 3, ASM119413v2, whole genome shotgun sequence window:
- the LOC106882653 gene encoding F-box only protein 22 isoform X2: MLAAEIKSLFQEIWHEPVNFIGFCSSTLFEEPLKIPSNHMTRFHRTAKCMRLDIGNFLKQLLPSFCNFLAISADGVVGTNSEANKSFEIENKKSLSFLLIPKLENLQIHSFTIDIHTYTTQKDDILGPGTNHIPEDVKAILYFCNEPLCPPDIGYTLMQYFPESVLVGGFVDNLICPQKCLNDSGGQSDPSLLCIAFSGARLRVASVLIEEHINSKEEVEANMRKLKNCKLPEEQSFAFMFTCIGRGFHHYGVSNVESAVFRQFFPKTPLVGFFGTGEVGFTHLPSEGKVCENGKVDNNRTLPKLYHTYTTIICLLSVV, translated from the exons gaGATATGGCATGAACCGGTTAACTTCATTGGCTTCTGTTCATCAACTTTATTTGAGGAGCCACTCAAAATCCCAAGCAATCACATGACCCGCTTCCATAGAACTGCTAAATGTATGCGTTTGGATATTGGTAATTTTCTAAAGCAATTATTACCCAGTTTTTGTAATTTCCTTGCTATATCTGCTGATGGTGTTGTAG GAACAAATTCTGAAGCCAACAAGTCATTtgagattgaaaataaaaaatcctTGTCTTTCCTACTTATTCCTAAACTGGAAAATTTACAAATTCACAGTTTTACTATTGacatccacacatataccacacagAAAGATGATATTTTAGGACCAGGAACTAATCACATTCCTGAAGATGTAAAAGCTATTCTGTATTTTTGCAATGAACCCCTCTGTCCACCAGATATAGGCTACACATTAATGCAATACTTCCCTGAATCTGTTCTTGTTGGAGGATTTGTTGATAATCTGATTTGTCCTCAGAAATGTTTAAATGATTCTGGAGG TCAGTCTGATCCCTCTCTGCTCTGCATTGCATTCAGTGGTGCTCGTCTGCGAGTTGCATCTGTTCTCATAGAGGAACACATCAACAGTAAAGAAGAAGTTGAAGCCAACATGCGTAAGTTGAAAAACTGCAAACTTCCCGAGGAACAAAGCTTTGCTTTCATGTTCACTTGTATTGGCCGTGGATTCCATCACTATGGTGTTTCTAACGTTGAGTCAGCTGTTTTTCGACAGTTTTTCCCTAAAACTCCTCTGGTTGGATTTTTTGGAACAGGAGAAGTAGGTTTCACTCATCTTCCCAGTGAAGGAAAAGTTTGTGAAAATGGTAAAGTGGACAACAATCGGACTTTACCCAAACTCTAccatacatatacaaccataaTATGTTTACTTTCTGTAGTTTGA